The DNA window ATATTACAAAATCACTTTAGAAACTCAAGCATCAAAAGTCAATAAAAATGGAACCTTTACCACTAATTATTTAGCAAAAGTCAATAACTAGATGAGAAAAATTATATGAAAGGTATAGTAagaatattattattttcactACCTATCAAATAGATAAACGGATTACGTTCCAAATTGATCTaacaaaagaaataagtaaaactAATCCAAATTCCTAAACTTTAATTAGCACAGAAGCCCCCAATACACAAAGGCCACAATCAATTCAAAATGGATTTCTAATTTATAACCTAAAATTACACACGTactaaactttaaaaaaaaatcaaaaatcaaaaatcaaaaccaatcCTGAGCTCTCTGTATGTTCGCTTGTGCTCTCCTCCCCCTACACAGGCTCTATATCTTCAGTTCGGCTCCCCTGTCATTTGGGCTAGTTCTATCTTTTGAAGGAACAAGGGTGTGGAGAGATTGCTATCAATTTAGCCTTTGTGAAACTGCTTGGTCCAGTTGTGATTGCTCAAATAAAGAAGCCAGGGAATGCATCAAAGAGTTGAGCTTCAGAGGATGATGAATTTTTTCACCTCCCTTCACTTCTCCTCCTTTTACATTGTACCTTCTTCAATGGATGATTGGAGTTTTGTTCTCTCCTTCTTCACTTGGACAATTGAAGCTTGGTATAGAAGGTTCTAATAATAATCAATGCGTGTAGGGTTACAAAATTGAAGGGGTAAGACAGACACTCAAAATAAATgtgggagagaagaaaataataaacTCAATTCACAATATTattgaaatttcaaataatgAAGAAAGTTACATTACAATAGAAAATCTGACAAACTCTTATAGACTCTCTCTCTAGAAAACATCCTAAATAATATCTTATTTATAATTTACTGCACTTGTTGGAAAAGAAATCACTTGCATAAGAAATTACCAAATGAAACACAAATTTCTAAACCACACAACTACTAAAAATCTAATTCCAATAAAactaacaaataaataaataaatacttcTAGGTTTGGTTTAATATGCCAACATTGCCTCCCTTAAACCAACCTCTCTATTGACATAGGTTCAACACCATCTCGAACAACAATCGCTATGCAAAATTCTGTTGCTGTATAATTGACATAAAACTCCATCTTATTGCAAGTTATTAACTTCATCTTTACACGTAGTAGTGGATGCATTTTGTATTTTGCAAGCAATTTCTCAGCAATTTCTTCTTGATCAAAGTACTCATTCATACAAATCCATTCATCATTAGAGTCACCATATTTACCACCAATGTAAGTgcccaaaaatacaaaaatcgTAGATTGCTCTCTTACCAAAATTATCATCACCAAATAATTCAAAATAGCCACTACCATAATTAACCCAAAATTTCATACtgtcaataaattttttttggagtaaaattttttgaattccaATGAAATCCATATCTATCAAATCAAATATCTTTCCATCATTTTGAGAAGAGTCGAAACCAATGATTTTttcaataataattttttttcttcacatACCAAATCagacttttcttcttcttttaccAAATTACTGCATTATTTTCCTTCAATAAATTCATCACTCTCAATTTCTCCAAACTAAGTATGcaaatcaaaactatcaaatGATTCAAAATTCTCAATATTTcctatatcatcaataaatttaTCATTCTCAAAATTCACAAACCATCTCCAACATCCAGACTTCAGTTTGAAAGCATAATTCTTTTCAATCGTCTGCAAAACATAGTAAATATCCTTCTAAAATCTCTAAGGTATTTTAGTACGACGAACAAAAATTTTGTAAATACATTTTGCCATTGTTTTAcacattatttgaaaaaataatcgTGTTTTCTTCTTGAAAACATGTTTTGGCAACTCACTTGCATCAACCCAACAAAGAATATCATTTAAATTacattatttgagatattttttcattattaaAATCCAACCAAAATATGTATATCTATTTGTACTTATGGGAGTcaacataaaaaaattttcaccattAATCGGATCTCTATAATATTCCATTATTTAATAATTCATATACCTGAATaaattttttctcctttctGTCAAGTTTTCCTGGTCTCCCTAGTTGATTGATGAACCAAATCTTTTAATTTGACAACTCGTAGCAATCAATAAATCGGACAAAATTTCTCTCTAATCTCTGTTTTCACACCTGCAGTAATCTAACAATTTTTAGACCAATCTTATGGTCGAATTTTTCACCAACTACACATTTCAGGACCAACTTTGTGGACTAACTCGATTAATTGAATACTTTTTTTGCAACTTTGTACCCTAATTCTCTGATAGCGCAAACGCTCAAAACTAATCTCATAGTCTGGTTTTGATGCCAATTGTAGAATCCAAATTTTAGAGTTCTAATAATAATCAATGCATGTAGGGTTACAAAATTAAAGGGATAAAACAGACACTCAAAATAAATgtgagagagaagaaaataataaacTCAATTCACAATATTATTGAAATCTTAAACAATGGAAAAAATCATACAATAATAGAAAATTTGAGTTCAGGTTTTGAAGGGTCCAAGAAACTTAGTGTCAAGCTAATATGGCAATTGAAAGATGGAAAAGACCCTGCATTCCCCATGTTTAATATTTATGTCAAGAAACTGGCAAATCCCAAGCTAACTGACAAAGTACTTGCGGAAGTGGCAGAGTATCTTGGTGTTGCAAAAGTGGAAGTATTAAATATCAGACTATAGTGAGGAAAATCCACGCGTGACACGTGTCAGCCCGGCTGACGGCGCACGCCAGGTCGGCAATAGTGATCCTGCATCCCGGGCGTATCAGCTCGGAATAAGGGAGAACAGCCCGGTCTGGGCCGCCGCCTCTCCATGGAGGGGCCTGGTGGGCCGCCGCCTCCGAACCTTTAGGGGCTAACATACAAAACCCTAAGAGGACTCCGAACCCTAAGGGGACACCTACATCTACATGGAAACTACCACTCGTTAAGCCTATAAATATAGCACTACTCGACAACTCAAGGTACGCTATCTACAGTACTCTATACTGTTACCCCATTCTTAAGTTCTActgacttgatcgtcggagcTATTTCGGGGACTCCAGTCCCGCCGTTGTTCTTTCTCTGCAGGTCTGCCTGCTCGATTTTCCCTCTCAGCCCGGTTGCACTCAGCCAGCCCGGCACGGAGCAGCTCAGCTCAGACTACGTCTTTGGCTGTCGtatcaattggcgccgtctgtggaaAACACGTATAACTCTTCTCTCGCGAATCATGCCAAGGACCAGGTCTCAGAGGAATGCGGACGGATCCAAGGGGACCGAACGAAATGGCCCCCAGAACCCCCCCGGGGTCCAACTCCTGGAGAAGAGGGGACGGGCTCTCACGAATCCCGCCTGAACAGCTGGTTCAGACGGTGGAGGAAAACCTGCCCACCTTCGAGGCAATCATGAACTACCTCAAAGGACAGTCGGGGGGTCATCAGGACAAAGATCCTAAGGTCCAAGGAGTAGAAGGAGCAAAGCTGTCAGAGTCCCGAACATGGAGGCCCAAGCCCCGGGCGAAACGGGCACGCCGGGAACTCACGCGTGAGCAGGTCGAGGTCATAGAGCCCTCTCACAAGAAGTCCCGAACTGAACACCCGGAGCCCATCTGAAGGTTCTCCAGGTGAGAGCTCTCCCCCCTGAAAGAGCAACAACAGGTACAGGATGAGCTGAACCTACTGTTGGATCCTAAGACGGATAGGTACATCGCTTCCCCATTTGTGCTCGATATTGAGGACTACTCGCTGCCCGCGAAGTTCAAAATTCCAAACATGAAATCCTACGATGCAACTACGGATCCGGAGGACCACCTGTTCGCATTCCTGACGCAGATGCGCCTGCAAACGGCTGCGGATGCGGTCAGATGCAAGACTTTCCCCATGTTCCTGGAGGGAAAGGCCCGGCAGTGGTTCTAGGGACTTCCCCCCAGGTCGATCCGGTCTTTCACCCAAATCGCGCGACTTTTCTCAGCACAGTTCATTTCGTCGCGAGCCTTCTCTAAATGCACGGCTCACCTCATGACTATCCAGCAAAGGCCCGAGGAGTCACTACGCGAATACATGGTACGATTCAACAATGAGTCCCTCCAGGTCCGCGACCGAGACGACAAGGTGGTCATGGCCGCCTTCATCAACGGGCTGCGAAAGCAGAAGTTGTACACTGAGCTCGTAGAGAGACCTCCCAAGTCAGTTCGGGAGATGCTGGACCGAGCTCACGAGAAGGCCAACGCTGAGGAAGCCAATCGCTTGAAGAGCGCGCAGGAAAGGCAGAGGGACGACAAATGCCAAAGGAATGCCGACCAGGGAGACGTGCGGCGTGACCAGGGGCGAAAGAATACCTATGACCGCCTGCCTAGGAGTCGGCCCCTGGGGAGAGATAAGCCCTGGACTTCCCTCACAGTGTCCCGAGCTCAGGTCCTTGTGGTGATGGAGCAAGAAGGGTTTTCCCGACCTTCCCGACCCTTGGCCGGGGACAAAAACAGACGGGATCAGGGCCTATACTATGCATATCACCGAGATGTGGGGCACGATACGGAGGATTGTCGTCACCTCAAGAAGGACATTGAAAAGTTGATCAGACGAGGCCATCTCGGGCAGTTCATACGTGACGAACGGGTTGACCAGCGACGAGCGAGGCCCAAATCAGATCACCTGAGCTACCCCCATGACTGACCTCAAGGGCCTCGTGGCCGAACTCCCGAGCAGGAAGCTCAGAATCTGAGTGGGGTGATCAATACTATTGCAGGGGGACCGGTTGGAGGGGATAGCCATACAACTCGGCGGCACAATCGCCCCCCTCCCAGCGGAGAAAGCTCGAACAAATGGCTGAAAATGTACGAGGAGATTATCTACGGACCAGAAGATGCAGTGCCTTTGGCCTCCAATAACCACGAAACTATCGTGATAGAAGTCATCACCTGCAACTACAAGGTAAAGAAGGTATACATCGACAATGGCAGTGCCATCGACGTGCTGTACCACAAGACCTTTAAAGAGCTGCAGCTAGAGGACAGACAGCTCGTCCCGATCCGAACTCCATTGATCGGCTTTGCTGGCCCTCCG is part of the Coffea eugenioides isolate CCC68of chromosome 6, Ceug_1.0, whole genome shotgun sequence genome and encodes:
- the LOC113774040 gene encoding uncharacterized protein LOC113774040 encodes the protein MVRFNNESLQVRDRDDKVVMAAFINGLRKQKLYTELVERPPKSVREMLDRAHEKANAEEANRLKSAQERQRDDKCQRNADQGDVRRDQGRKNTYDRLPRSRPLGRDKPWTSLTVSRAQVLVVMEQEGFSRPSRPLAGDKNRRDQGLYYAYHRDVGHDTEDCRHLKKDIEKLIRRGHLGQFIRGPVGGDSHTTRRHNRPPPSGESSNKWLKMYEEIIYGPEDAVPLASNNHETIVIEVITCNYKVKKVYIDNGSAIDVLYHKTFKELQLEDRQLVPIRTPLIGFAGPPVRPEGMITLMVTVGVSPKCRTVPVNFAVVKEPSSYNMILGRPTLNALRAVCSTLHLSMKFPTPTGVAEVLRDSEVVRACYIATLKGKEKLVAQTACLEPWKPMEKRERLEIDEGLVELPVRPDRPERTVKVGTCLNERARSSLESLLEEYAEIFA